In the genome of Mogibacterium neglectum, the window ATGAAGGAAAAGGTATCAGCAGGCTTGTTAAGGAGAAGTGCGACCTTTCAATTTCGATTCCTATGAAGGGCAGTATCAATTCTCTTAATGCATCTAATGCAGCAGCCATAATGATGTATGCGGTTAGACGCAGCAGGGACTGTTAGCCTAATATATTAAGTACTTGTACAGCATTAAATATCAAGGAAAACGCTTGACATTGACATCTGCACAGCGTATTATTATAAGGCTACTTTATGAATTCACGACAGAGCTTGCGAGGCGGGCTCTGACTTTTGAGTTGAGAGAAGCAATTAGCTTACATATATATTTGCAAAGGAGGTCATCACCTTGAGAAACAAGATTACACTAGCTTGCACAGAGTGTAAGCAGAGAAACTACAACACAACTAAGAACAAGAAGAACAATCCTGATAGAATTGAGCTTAGGAAGTTCTGTAAGTTCTGCGGTAAGGAAACTCTCCACAAGGAGACTAAGTAGTCGAGGGAACATCATGGCAAACAACAATGAAACCATATCCAGAGATGGCAAGGATACTAAAATAGAGAATAAGACCAGTAAACCGGAACAGCGCAAAGAGCGTAAGGGCATCATTGGATATTTCACTGGTGTTAAACAGGAGATGGCCAAAGTAGTATGGCCGACGAGAGCGGAACTGACCAAGGACACAGTAGTAGTTTTTGGCGTGTGCATCTTCTTCTCCCTGCTGTTCTGGGGGATGGATACAGGCTTCTTAGCAGTGCTCAAGAAGCTTCTCGGAATTACGCTATCGAAATAGGCTAGAAGGAGACATACATGACAGAGAAGACCGAAAACTTGAATACGGGCGGCACAACGCTGTCACCACTTGAGGGCGAAGGTCTACGTGGCGATGGTACCGCTAAGTGGTACGTAATCCATACGTATTCTGGTTATGAGAACAAGGTTAAGACTAACATCGAGAAGATGGTAGAATATAGAGGAATGCAGGATCTCATCCTTGAGGTTACCATTCCTACTGAGGATAGAGTCGAGATTAAGAATGGCCAGAGAAAGGTCAAGACTAGAAAGCTTTATCCTGGTTACGTAGTCATCAAGATGATTGTCAACAACGAGACTTGGTATCTGGTGCGTAACACAGAGGGCGTTACTGGATTCGTAGGTCACGGCTCTGATCCTATTCCACTAACTAAGGAAGAAGTGGTTAGGATGGGCGTTGAGAAAATGCGCATCGACCTGGATGTTGAAACTGGCGACACAATCCGCATTATCGGTGGACCTTTCGAGGGTCAGATGGGTATCGTTGAAGATATCAGTCCTGATAAGCAGATTGTTAAGGCTAAAGTATCGATGTTCGGTAGAGATACACCTGTAGAACTCGAATTCTCGCAGGTGGGAAAACTTAACTAACTGGGAGCTATAGTCTCAGAGAAAGGAGAATAAGATGGCAAAGAAGATCGACGGCTATATTAAGCTTCAGATCCCTGCAGGAGGCGCAACACCTGCTCCACCAGTTGGACCTGCCCTAGGTCAGAAGAGTGTTAACATCATGGACTTCTGTAAGCAGTTCAATGCTAAGACTCAGGATCAGCAGGGAATGATCATTCCAGTTGTAATTACAGTTTACACAGATAGATCATTCACATTCGTATGCAAGACTCCACCAGCAGCAGTACTTATCAAGAAGGCAGCAGGCATTGATAAGGCATCGGGCGAACCTAACAAAACAAAGGTTGCGTCGATTACATACGCTCAGGCAGAGGAAATTGCGAAGACTAAGATGCAGGATCTCAATGCGGCTACACTTGAAGCAGCTACTGATATGATCAAGGGTACTGCTCGCAGCATGGGAGTTACTGTAACAGAGTAATCAGTGGGAGACGTTTTTAGGAAACGTCGATAGAACCACAAGGAGGAATTATGGCTAAGAAAAGCAAAAGATACAGCGCAATCATGGAGTCGTTCGACAAGACACAGACTTATGATGTTGCAGAAGCTGTAAAGAACGTAAAGAGCTTTGCTAATGCGAAGTTCGATGAGACTGTTGAGATGCACATTCGTCTAGGTGTAGACGGAAGACACGCAGACCAGCAGGTTAGAGGCGCAACTGTACTTCCACACGGAACAGGTAAGAGCAAGAAGGTTCTTGTTTTTGCTAAGGGT includes:
- the rpmG gene encoding 50S ribosomal protein L33; translation: MRNKITLACTECKQRNYNTTKNKKNNPDRIELRKFCKFCGKETLHKETK
- the secE gene encoding preprotein translocase subunit SecE, which translates into the protein MANNNETISRDGKDTKIENKTSKPEQRKERKGIIGYFTGVKQEMAKVVWPTRAELTKDTVVVFGVCIFFSLLFWGMDTGFLAVLKKLLGITLSK
- the nusG gene encoding transcription termination/antitermination protein NusG encodes the protein MTEKTENLNTGGTTLSPLEGEGLRGDGTAKWYVIHTYSGYENKVKTNIEKMVEYRGMQDLILEVTIPTEDRVEIKNGQRKVKTRKLYPGYVVIKMIVNNETWYLVRNTEGVTGFVGHGSDPIPLTKEEVVRMGVEKMRIDLDVETGDTIRIIGGPFEGQMGIVEDISPDKQIVKAKVSMFGRDTPVELEFSQVGKLN
- the rplK gene encoding 50S ribosomal protein L11 produces the protein MAKKIDGYIKLQIPAGGATPAPPVGPALGQKSVNIMDFCKQFNAKTQDQQGMIIPVVITVYTDRSFTFVCKTPPAAVLIKKAAGIDKASGEPNKTKVASITYAQAEEIAKTKMQDLNAATLEAATDMIKGTARSMGVTVTE